In Salvelinus namaycush isolate Seneca chromosome 20, SaNama_1.0, whole genome shotgun sequence, the following proteins share a genomic window:
- the LOC120064742 gene encoding ADP-ribosylation factor 3-like encodes MWVTSVSASTMSLRMFNVETVDYKNIHFIVWDVDGQDKIRPLWRRYFQNTQGLILVVDSNDRDVNEAREELVRMLAEYELRDAVPQNLPNAMNAAEITDKLGLHSLRHSNRYIQATCTTSGDSLYKGLNWLANQLKNKK; translated from the exons GTTTAATGTGGAGACAGTGGATTACAAGAACATCCACTTCATCGTATGGGACGTGGACGGCCAGGACAAGATCCGCCCACTCTGGAGACGCTACTTCCAGAACACACAGG GTCTGATCTTGGTGGTGGATAGTAATGACAGGGA CGTGAATGAGGCGAGGGAGGAGCTGGTGAGGATGCTGGCAGAGTACGAGCTGAGGGACGCCGTGCCGCAA AACCTTCCCAATGCCATGAACGCGGCTGAGATCACAGACAAGCTGGGCCTGCACTCCCTGCGCCACAGTAACAGGTACATCCAGGCCACATGCACCACCAGTGGGGACAGCCTCTACAAGGGACTGAACTGGCTGGCCAACCAACTGAAGAACAAGAAGTGA